One genomic region from Terriglobales bacterium encodes:
- a CDS encoding enoyl-CoA hydratase/isomerase family protein, which produces MPDFFSIETRDKVSILRLVSADGTNRLSRACVLALTKAVRELACTSPPSPLIITGNEKFFSAGADLSEIVLLSSDALAFAQMGQALTQLVDDFPAPVCAAIHGYCMGGGLDLVLACDYRIAAPNAEFGHRGAALGLITGWGGTQRLPRLIGRAKALQMFVAAEKLRAPQALAAGLVDAVAGDPLTEALRLCNRINGTKNPEGAPL; this is translated from the coding sequence TTGCCCGACTTCTTCAGCATCGAGACTCGCGACAAGGTATCTATCCTGCGCTTGGTCTCAGCAGACGGAACCAACCGCCTCTCGCGTGCCTGTGTGCTCGCCCTCACAAAGGCAGTCCGCGAGCTCGCATGCACATCGCCGCCAAGCCCATTGATCATTACAGGCAACGAAAAGTTCTTCTCCGCCGGCGCCGACCTGAGTGAGATCGTTTTGCTGAGCAGCGATGCGCTTGCTTTTGCTCAGATGGGTCAGGCTCTGACCCAACTTGTCGACGACTTTCCCGCTCCCGTCTGTGCGGCGATTCACGGCTACTGTATGGGCGGAGGATTAGATCTGGTCCTGGCTTGCGACTACCGGATTGCCGCGCCTAACGCCGAGTTTGGACATCGTGGGGCCGCGCTGGGACTGATCACCGGGTGGGGCGGCACGCAACGTCTGCCGCGCCTCATCGGGCGCGCAAAGGCGCTGCAAATGTTCGTGGCAGCGGAAAAGCTGCGTGCCCCTCAAGCGCTCGCCGCAGGACTGGTCGACGCGGTTGCAGGCGATCCGCTCACAGAAGCCCTCCGGCTCTGCAATCGGATAAATGGGACGAAGAACCCTGAGGGTGCCCCACTCTAG
- a CDS encoding DNA-3-methyladenine glycosylase gives MRHAVRHLKKSDPVLAAIIERVGPCRLTFRDPTFQSMVRSIVFQQLHGSAARAIFDRLVVAAGGTLTPESILALSEAQMRAVGLSKQKLSYIRDLAERTHSGEIEFDRLPAMTDEDVIEHLTRVKGIGVWSAQMFLIFALRRPNVMPTVDYGVNSAIRRAYGKRKMPKPKYILKIAEKWHPYRSVACWYLWRYAEMKDGNPQRK, from the coding sequence ATGCGTCACGCGGTTCGCCATCTGAAAAAATCCGATCCTGTGCTTGCCGCCATCATCGAGCGCGTCGGACCCTGCCGTCTGACCTTCCGCGATCCCACTTTCCAAAGCATGGTGCGATCGATTGTCTTCCAGCAGTTGCACGGCAGCGCAGCCCGCGCCATCTTCGATCGTCTGGTCGTCGCCGCGGGCGGCACCCTGACTCCGGAATCGATCCTCGCGCTCAGCGAAGCCCAGATGCGCGCCGTCGGGCTTTCCAAGCAGAAGCTCTCCTACATTCGCGACCTCGCTGAGCGCACGCACAGCGGCGAAATTGAATTCGACCGGCTGCCTGCTATGACCGACGAAGACGTGATCGAGCACCTTACCCGCGTCAAGGGTATTGGGGTTTGGTCAGCGCAGATGTTCCTGATCTTTGCCCTTAGACGGCCGAACGTCATGCCTACCGTCGATTACGGTGTGAATTCCGCCATCCGCCGGGCTTACGGCAAACGCAAAATGCCCAAGCCGAAATATATTCTGAAGATCGCCGAGAAGTGGCACCCCTATCGCTCCGTTGCTTGCTGGTACCTGTGGCGCTACGCGGAGATGAAGGATGGCAACCCACAGCGCAAGTAG
- a CDS encoding haloacid dehalogenase type II: MPHALGFDVYGTLVDVHALVEQLRSFAGDQAQHLSELWRQKQVEYAFRRGLMRNYQDFGVCTAQALTFALRSLKINLPEADELRMLSQYLNLPPYSDVVSGLEILKANGHRVVAFSNGTEKTVHSVLDNAGILSLFSEVISVDDLKTFKPDPRVYEYLAERLGRDKGSVWLVSSNAWDVIGAKSAGLKAAWIRRKEEAVFDPWEIEPDVVVHDLMELGKAFS; the protein is encoded by the coding sequence ATGCCGCATGCCCTGGGTTTCGACGTTTACGGCACCCTGGTTGACGTCCACGCCCTGGTGGAGCAGCTCCGGTCGTTTGCCGGCGACCAGGCGCAGCATCTCTCCGAACTCTGGCGCCAGAAGCAGGTGGAGTACGCTTTCCGCCGCGGCCTGATGCGCAATTACCAGGACTTCGGCGTCTGCACGGCGCAGGCGCTCACGTTTGCGCTGCGATCGCTCAAGATCAATCTGCCTGAAGCCGATGAGCTGCGCATGCTCTCGCAATATTTGAATCTTCCACCCTACTCTGACGTGGTCTCCGGTCTGGAGATACTGAAGGCCAATGGCCACCGAGTCGTGGCTTTCTCCAACGGCACGGAAAAGACAGTGCACAGCGTGCTCGATAACGCCGGGATTCTGTCACTCTTCTCGGAAGTGATCAGCGTGGATGATTTGAAGACTTTCAAGCCCGATCCGCGGGTTTACGAGTACCTGGCAGAGCGCCTGGGCCGCGATAAGGGATCCGTCTGGCTTGTCTCGTCCAATGCCTGGGACGTCATCGGCGCCAAATCGGCGGGCCTGAAGGCAGCCTGGATCCGCCGCAAAGAAGAAGCCGTCTTCGATCCCTGGGAAATCGAGCCTGACGTTGTGGTTCACGATCTGATGGAGCTGGGAAAAGCTTTTTCCTGA
- a CDS encoding NUDIX domain-containing protein encodes MHSAAMKLSVDIMDDNELHLPAGRTKGRGYPGFAKFFRLSHLRRLRGSEQVAAVCYRVRNRTIEFLLVRTRGGRWTFPKGSLESGLTHAQTAALEAFEEAGVHGRMEEASFARYVRRKRGDAQDSPIELAVNAHLCEVLRQDPPQEFDRNPTWFPPEKAKRRLREDRSPEYGAELSRVVDRALMRIRQLRNGTHPSGDALQKVTFIDDARRRLSRGKARKKK; translated from the coding sequence GTGCACTCTGCTGCAATGAAATTGAGCGTGGACATCATGGATGATAACGAACTGCATTTGCCTGCCGGGCGGACCAAGGGTCGAGGGTATCCAGGATTCGCGAAATTTTTTCGCCTCTCACATCTTCGCCGACTCCGGGGCAGCGAGCAGGTGGCGGCTGTCTGCTACCGTGTGCGAAATAGGACGATCGAATTCCTCCTGGTGCGGACCCGGGGCGGGCGATGGACATTTCCCAAGGGCAGCCTCGAATCCGGTCTGACTCACGCGCAGACCGCCGCCCTGGAAGCATTCGAAGAAGCGGGGGTGCATGGCCGCATGGAGGAGGCCTCCTTCGCGCGTTATGTCCGCCGCAAGCGTGGCGACGCACAGGACTCGCCAATCGAGCTGGCTGTCAATGCGCATCTCTGCGAGGTGCTGCGGCAGGATCCGCCGCAGGAGTTTGATCGTAATCCGACATGGTTTCCTCCCGAGAAAGCCAAGCGACGGCTGCGCGAAGACCGCTCACCGGAATACGGGGCCGAGCTTTCGCGCGTGGTTGACCGCGCCCTGATGCGCATACGGCAACTTCGAAATGGCACACATCCTTCCGGTGATGCGCTACAGAAGGTGACGTTCATTGACGACGCCCGGAGACGATTGAGCCGGGGGAAAGCTCGCAAGAAGAAGTAA
- a CDS encoding formylglycine-generating enzyme family protein, which produces MNMAAPQILPVIEPQMIVVPAGWFLMGCNSGQDVEKPVHRIWVDTFSLASTQVSNSQYARYLEETGSPAPPFWQNPDFRDPHQPVVAITWFEAAVYCDWLSRSIGRHYRLPTEAEWERAARGGREGLLFPWGNEPPQSRAHYGARWKSGPEPVATSEPNAYGLREMCENVHEWCSDWFQADYYATSPERNPQGPATGSRKSSRGGSWRHHIKISRCSARSSIPPEFQYADYGFRVACDLAG; this is translated from the coding sequence ATGAACATGGCAGCCCCACAAATCCTGCCCGTAATCGAGCCGCAGATGATCGTGGTTCCCGCGGGCTGGTTCCTGATGGGCTGTAACTCAGGGCAGGACGTGGAAAAGCCGGTACACCGGATCTGGGTCGACACATTCTCGCTCGCCTCAACCCAGGTCTCCAATTCCCAGTACGCTCGGTATCTGGAAGAGACTGGCAGTCCTGCACCGCCCTTCTGGCAGAATCCCGATTTTCGCGACCCCCATCAGCCGGTTGTAGCCATCACATGGTTTGAAGCGGCGGTGTACTGCGATTGGCTGTCTCGCTCGATCGGCAGGCATTATCGGCTCCCCACCGAAGCAGAGTGGGAACGTGCCGCGCGCGGTGGCCGCGAGGGTCTGCTGTTTCCCTGGGGCAATGAGCCTCCGCAGTCGCGGGCGCATTACGGCGCGCGTTGGAAGTCCGGACCGGAGCCGGTCGCCACTTCCGAGCCCAATGCATATGGGCTCCGCGAAATGTGCGAGAACGTTCATGAGTGGTGCAGTGACTGGTTCCAGGCGGATTACTACGCAACTTCGCCGGAGCGCAATCCGCAAGGGCCTGCGACGGGTAGTCGCAAGTCATCGCGCGGCGGCTCGTGGCGGCATCACATCAAGATTTCGCGCTGCTCGGCCCGCTCCAGCATCCCACCGGAATTTCAGTACGCTGATTACGGCTTTCGCGTGGCCTGCGATCTTGCGGGTTAG
- a CDS encoding protein-methionine-sulfoxide reductase heme-binding subunit MsrQ, producing MTKAQIRFLKVLVFLLCLGPVAHLVWKGFHGMLGANPIEVITHSTGDWTLLFLLFTLSITPLRKLTGFLELIRFRRMLGLFAFFYATLHFMTYIWLDKFFDVHEMLADIAKRKFITVGFTAFVLLIPLALTSTSGMIRRLGGKRWRGLHRLIYASAALGVFHYLWLVKADIRRPLYYGIALAVLLLWRLLSWAIPFFSHRPAAPKDVSYVSN from the coding sequence ATGACCAAGGCTCAAATCAGGTTCTTAAAAGTCCTCGTGTTCCTGCTCTGCCTGGGACCGGTCGCGCATCTGGTGTGGAAGGGTTTTCACGGGATGCTGGGGGCCAATCCGATCGAGGTGATCACCCATTCTACGGGTGACTGGACGCTTCTGTTTCTGCTGTTCACGCTCAGCATCACGCCCCTGCGGAAACTCACCGGATTCTTAGAGCTCATCCGCTTCCGGCGCATGCTCGGCTTGTTTGCCTTCTTTTACGCGACACTGCATTTCATGACTTACATCTGGCTCGATAAGTTTTTTGACGTACATGAGATGCTGGCCGACATCGCCAAGCGCAAATTCATCACGGTGGGATTCACGGCATTCGTGCTGCTGATTCCGCTGGCGCTGACCTCGACCAGCGGGATGATCCGCCGCCTGGGGGGCAAGCGCTGGCGCGGGCTGCATCGGCTGATTTACGCCAGTGCAGCTCTGGGGGTTTTTCATTACCTCTGGTTGGTGAAGGCAGACATCCGCCGGCCTCTGTACTACGGCATAGCACTCGCTGTCCTGCTACTCTGGCGACTTCTGAGCTGGGCAATTCCCTTCTTCTCGCACCGGCCTGCTGCTCCGAAAGACGTCTCCTACGTCAGCAATTAG
- a CDS encoding cobalamin B12-binding domain-containing protein — translation MVKASEKKIRVLVAKPGLDGHDRGAKVIARALRDAGMEVIYTGLRQTPEMIVTASLQEDVDVIGLSILSGAHNAIVPRVMELLKQNQMEDVMVLVGGIIPDQDVAGLKQQGVAAVFQPGTPMDEIVQFIRSNVKGEPVSSAQ, via the coding sequence ATGGTCAAAGCGAGTGAAAAGAAAATCCGGGTCCTCGTAGCCAAGCCGGGCCTCGACGGCCACGACCGCGGCGCCAAGGTCATCGCCCGCGCCCTGCGCGATGCCGGAATGGAAGTCATCTACACCGGCCTCCGCCAGACTCCCGAGATGATCGTCACCGCCTCTCTCCAGGAAGATGTGGACGTCATCGGCCTCTCCATCCTCTCCGGCGCGCATAACGCCATCGTGCCGCGCGTCATGGAACTGCTGAAGCAGAATCAAATGGAAGATGTCATGGTGCTGGTCGGCGGCATCATCCCCGATCAGGACGTCGCCGGACTCAAGCAGCAGGGCGTCGCAGCCGTCTTCCAGCCGGGCACGCCGATGGATGAAATCGTGCAGTTCATTCGCAGCAACGTGAAGGGCGAACCGGTTTCTTCGGCGCAATAA
- the msrP gene encoding protein-methionine-sulfoxide reductase catalytic subunit MsrP: protein MLIKKPNDIPSSEITPKSTYMNRRKFMTGVAAGGALLVAGRFLGHLLSPHETVSAAAKLDAAKSQFSTTEKQTPLNDITNYNNFYEFSTDKYEPAHLAQSLQTRPWAVEVAGLVQKPRTLEIDSILKSSRLEERIYRHRCVEGWSMVIPWVGFPLSALLKQLNPLGTAKYVQFTTKYDPKQMPGQRYGVLDWPYVEGLRMDEAMHPLTILAVGLYGEELPKQDGAPIRLVVPWKYGFKSIKSIVKINFVEKEPTTTWSAAAPNEYGFYSNVNPDVDHPRWSQKTERRIGEFYKRPTLMFNGYGDQVAGLYTGMDLRKYF from the coding sequence ATGTTGATTAAGAAGCCTAACGATATTCCTTCGTCTGAGATCACCCCTAAGTCCACTTACATGAATCGGCGCAAATTCATGACGGGGGTGGCCGCGGGAGGCGCGCTGTTGGTGGCAGGCAGATTTCTCGGCCATCTCCTATCGCCGCACGAAACTGTGAGCGCTGCCGCCAAACTTGATGCCGCCAAGAGCCAATTCAGTACTACTGAGAAACAAACCCCGTTAAACGACATCACGAACTACAACAACTTCTACGAATTCAGTACCGATAAATACGAGCCGGCTCACCTGGCGCAGTCGCTGCAAACGCGGCCCTGGGCGGTCGAAGTTGCCGGGCTGGTACAGAAGCCTCGCACTCTCGAGATCGACTCGATCTTGAAGTCGTCTCGGTTGGAGGAGCGCATCTACCGCCACCGTTGCGTGGAGGGCTGGTCGATGGTGATTCCCTGGGTGGGCTTCCCGCTCAGCGCATTGCTCAAGCAGCTCAATCCTCTGGGAACCGCCAAGTATGTGCAGTTCACCACCAAGTACGATCCCAAGCAGATGCCCGGGCAGCGCTATGGCGTGCTCGATTGGCCTTATGTCGAGGGTCTTCGCATGGACGAAGCCATGCATCCTCTGACGATTCTGGCAGTGGGGCTCTATGGCGAAGAATTGCCCAAGCAGGATGGCGCACCCATCCGCCTGGTGGTCCCCTGGAAGTACGGCTTCAAGAGCATCAAATCCATCGTGAAGATCAACTTTGTGGAGAAGGAGCCTACGACTACGTGGTCGGCTGCGGCGCCCAATGAATATGGGTTCTATTCCAATGTGAACCCGGATGTTGACCATCCCCGCTGGAGCCAGAAAACCGAGAGGCGGATCGGCGAGTTTTACAAGCGCCCCACCCTGATGTTCAACGGCTACGGTGATCAGGTGGCTGGACTGTACACAGGCATGGATTTGCGAAAATACTTTTGA